The Haloplanus salinarum genome includes a region encoding these proteins:
- the gatE gene encoding Glu-tRNA(Gln) amidotransferase subunit GatE: MSEYDYEALGLVAGLEIHQQLDTATKLFCACPTERREPEEAVRTFSRYLHPTTSELGELDEAAVEESRVDREFEYLAFETTCLVEEDDEPPHRIDDEALEVALQIADLLDMTVVDQAHVMRKIVVDGSNTSGFQRSTLVGQDGQIETAAGPVGVEDLLLEEESAGRVEETDAGVRYSLDRLGIPLVEIGTRPDISTPEQAREAAERIGMLLRSTGAVKRGLGTIRQDVNVSIAEGARVEIKGVQALDQIDEIVRLEVRRQVELLDVAAELDDRDAAVGDPRDVTDVFADTDSGVLRSALEDGGAVRAVPLHGFDGLVGRELQPDRRFGTELSDHAKRHGAGGIFHTDELPAYGVTEAEVASLREAVDAGPDDAVAIVADDPETAELAIEAVADRARTGIEGVPEETRDATEEGTTRYLRPLPGAARMYPETDVPPVELDPSDVERPELLTEKVERYRREYDLDAGLAEQVAYGRRMPLFERAVEAGVDATFAAGVLEGTLTELRRDDVAVDRLTDAHLLGTLRLVADGDLAKEGVDEVLGTLAADPDLDPEAAVEAAGLAGVSEDEVRAAVADVVERNADQVEQEGMGAFSALMGECMGALRGKADGEVVSDVLREEIGKRT, from the coding sequence ATGAGCGAGTACGACTACGAGGCGCTCGGGCTGGTCGCGGGGCTGGAGATTCACCAGCAACTCGACACCGCGACGAAACTGTTCTGTGCGTGTCCGACCGAGCGTCGGGAACCCGAGGAGGCGGTCAGGACGTTCTCCCGGTATCTCCACCCGACCACGAGCGAACTCGGGGAACTCGACGAGGCGGCGGTCGAGGAGAGCCGCGTCGACCGCGAGTTCGAGTATCTGGCCTTCGAGACCACCTGTCTCGTCGAGGAGGACGACGAACCGCCCCACAGGATCGACGACGAGGCCCTTGAGGTGGCCCTGCAGATCGCCGACCTCCTCGATATGACGGTCGTCGATCAGGCCCACGTCATGCGAAAGATCGTCGTCGACGGCTCGAACACCTCCGGTTTCCAGCGGAGCACCCTGGTCGGACAGGACGGGCAGATCGAGACGGCGGCCGGCCCCGTGGGCGTCGAGGACCTCCTCCTCGAGGAGGAGAGCGCCGGCCGCGTCGAGGAGACCGACGCGGGCGTCCGCTACAGTCTCGACCGACTCGGCATCCCGCTGGTCGAGATCGGTACCCGCCCGGACATCAGCACGCCCGAACAGGCCCGGGAGGCCGCGGAGCGGATCGGCATGCTCCTCCGCTCGACCGGCGCCGTCAAGCGCGGCCTCGGCACCATCCGGCAGGACGTCAACGTCTCCATCGCCGAGGGCGCCCGCGTCGAGATCAAGGGCGTCCAGGCGCTCGATCAGATCGACGAGATCGTTCGGCTGGAGGTGCGTCGCCAGGTGGAACTGCTCGACGTCGCGGCCGAACTCGACGACCGCGACGCCGCGGTCGGCGACCCGCGGGACGTGACCGACGTCTTCGCCGACACCGACAGCGGCGTGCTCCGGAGCGCGCTCGAGGACGGCGGGGCGGTGCGGGCCGTCCCGCTCCACGGCTTCGACGGCCTCGTCGGGCGCGAACTCCAGCCCGACCGCCGGTTCGGGACCGAACTCTCCGACCACGCCAAGCGCCACGGCGCGGGCGGGATCTTCCACACCGACGAACTCCCCGCCTACGGCGTCACCGAGGCGGAGGTCGCGTCGCTCCGCGAGGCCGTCGATGCCGGCCCCGACGACGCCGTCGCCATCGTCGCCGACGACCCCGAGACCGCCGAGTTGGCCATCGAGGCCGTCGCCGACCGTGCCCGGACGGGGATCGAGGGCGTCCCCGAGGAGACCCGGGACGCCACCGAGGAGGGGACGACCCGCTATCTCCGGCCCCTGCCCGGCGCGGCGCGGATGTACCCCGAGACGGACGTGCCGCCGGTCGAACTCGACCCGAGCGACGTCGAGCGCCCGGAACTGCTGACCGAGAAAGTCGAGCGGTACCGGCGCGAGTACGACCTCGACGCCGGCTTGGCCGAGCAGGTAGCCTACGGCCGGCGTATGCCCCTGTTCGAGCGGGCGGTCGAGGCCGGCGTCGACGCCACCTTCGCCGCCGGCGTGCTGGAGGGTACCTTGACCGAACTCCGCCGCGACGACGTGGCCGTCGACCGCCTCACCGACGCCCACCTGCTCGGCACCCTCCGGCTGGTCGCGGACGGCGACCTGGCGAAGGAGGGCGTCGACGAGGTGCTCGGGACGCTCGCCGCGGACCCCGATCTCGACCCCGAGGCGGCCGTCGAGGCGGCCGGTCTCGCCGGCGTCTCCGAGGACGAGGTTCGCGCGGCCGTCGCGGACGTCGTCGAGCGCAACGCCGACCAGGTCGAGCAGGAGGGCATGGGCGCGTTCTCCGCACTCATGGGCGAGTGTATGGGCGCCCTCCGCGGCAAGGCCGACGGCGAAGTCGTT